The following coding sequences lie in one Cryptococcus gattii WM276 chromosome L, complete sequence genomic window:
- a CDS encoding uncharacterized protein (Similar to TIGR gene model, INSD accession AAW45045.1) has translation MSSDKPRPEDVEALLAARRKVQEKPNTDALLPVYLYLLPPSNEAQSSSSSLEDHWYCNKSKSALHTEAATYLIFLFAFQRQGTSKTWVDKLEVILESCENCARSFGGARRRLEFRYLSEWPAHVRKNFFAAVDRWQSAFILNHSDKANDRGYGKLSPTEPALYSLSRPIVQLLLGEPSLLSDPGVNSLYQEAFQSTSPTPSSLTVLGMTPVHARLLSSSEPEQNRWSAGQLPAFARRPLRFSEWCTLGIGSEFQDLYNDGALDGQKRWHNVAAILDNKVLDQETVEKGLLDGQLENDARGRKGRGVMSVLSGLLSSDIPYLESVISCLASLLRTSPTRHIWSFDTSPDLPHTLISELRTNPAFHELLETCYPAPLDSEADNHGAPRNNSGKSKELRKPDKNPLDWLGDYLLSVADTEKGMITQTGEEKGSGMAFSEAIAVATNMVYQELQHSRLSNELRAIAAFAGFEAIIRVYQALNAEDVSINTAISSTLDLHSSFITTVAFRSKNHPLPAWSEARSSARSLLTTIFQADARSTIHSLLTMAEVAHEERKRQQKKRRNKSDVAVGPAKKVDHLPLASVRKDLWSMAYDALSPNDAAGAGILLKSLAPFSHIELLDRQASWYHHGLEEAVRKEDWVAGIRAINIAIKATRESFPRAIESLASQTDPSGVRSLWKERGVAKAATVLLLSPDDEIHTPIISIIQQSFEDVDDRGDCFRALLQHHPDAAIDGLNDFLRTFIETARITPESCSLAKWLVRCFHDVLEVLCRPSGVLGPLLQSDDFLASFADGRSMRKRLEELWHLMTTSLALIFKRILDWAPHFENEVMVDWMRDALIFGRQMTDHIRAFEAAVLGSSARGNETMSESSARQSLVGKKMTKQLELVLSDLILWLRLTDIETLFQTHQLIKTILQRISKSTTDVSKNPALEKTLLDIDKFCRKASRSFTSRLSDDLLSELSELLEPFNLVDDSEVQFVKEVKPKSSSDVVTSRESTQNISKSSISKAPVRNAFTEMMKASGGKLPSSNKTSTSTAKSKPSAPSDVIDVDDFDDDFLSNISASDLDLIEKRAFMKESARQAPPKPSIQSRLSTSARPHMPSNKLHVDLTYKAPAKPAPSFQSKVMQDIRREHYASIHERKRLEAGQVAPKLPTASALGSGLGAYTGPPKPRVIEPVDSGSSASDSSDDERTAMKGLLSKQKSPAKPIRPIVEKRSIRVLGDPIAEIHRRNEDRRAKAHATKMRLKPDLSSLYRYILSWDPDHPGQSPPHGAKFSAELSDMRVVPTTFDNPKHYERIMLPLFLQELWSQCTNDQVQVGPAVPVEVASRQYEDDFVEIDLMVVGAGDFYCNDSDLVTLRQPNNPKGIFAKIMAFKKHPKGSMIRARIMSVMDQKELCGKSKWQLRKHVSLSTSIREFAALKGLPWYESSLLSDIMGGRSAIMPKLSTEKIEDTMKCLSLNEPQAKAVLGALEVRGFALIQGPPGTGKTKTISGLVGKWMSERRIPISVDGQPPVKPKLLVCAPSNAAIDEVCKRLILGVPNPDGGQYNPSIVRVGIDASVNIAVKDVSLDSLVEVVVSNSSGRNIGGEYGRIQAELDDVKQQIKDKQEAIKLAQDHDEKRKVLENEYHALITRRTQLGQASSKAKDAARDATRHLDGARRAARDQILKDADIICATLSGAGHDTLAAHTFETVIIDEAAQAIEMSCLIPLKYGCKRCIMVGGNLILHPVSLTDPNQLPPTTFSANAEKLQYNKSLFVRMTKRDASHVQLLSIQYRMHPFISELPSKVFYHGQLKDGPSMAKKTAAIWHQRNIFGPYRFFNIEGTEMKTGTSTKNPAEALAAVELYRRLNADFGTRVNLAMRIGVISMYREQLWELKRKFTEAFGSTILELVEFNTVDGFQGQEKDIIILSCVRSGPNLNHIGFLKDTRRMNVALTRAKSSLFIFGNGPTLERSDERWKIIVQDARDRGFFINYDSTTFNTAVLEPPPSVKKRGSVSKSKASPGAPRSTAVPDGLLPPKDLAADISTPSKVKREASVELSKEKKKRRKTSDGSSRAEEPTSHVAVTASVPSSRLSSESAMSSVKHAEDSPQLSSSKPPLLRIPRPSQSSNFPKMARPQPPPPEDVLFIKKKKKVRFKLEHPKQYILISCACSDQTSKNLRGTIHAVLRLSVCICVQSPSTVLSYFLTGCLSN, from the exons ATGTCTTCTGACAAACCACGTCCAGAGGACGTCGAAGCCCTCCTCGCTGCAAGGCGTAAGGTTCAGGAGAAACCAAATACTGACGCCCTTCTTCCGGTTTACCTGTACCTGTTACCCCCATCGAATGAGGCGCAATCGAGCTCCAGCTCATTGGAGGATCACTGGTATTGCAACAAGTCCAAGTCCGCTCTCCACACTGAGGCTGCTACGTATCTTATATTCCTCTTTGCCTTCCAACGACAGGGCACTTCAAAGACTTGGGTCGATAAATTAGAGGTCATTCTCGAATCATGTGAGAACTGTGCTAGGAGTTTTGGAGGTGCGAGGAGGCGCTTAGAGTTTAG ATATCTCTCTGAATGGCCAGCACATGTTCGGAAGAATTTCTTTGCGGCTGTTGATCGGTGGCAAAGCGCTTTCATTCTCAACCATTCAGACAAGGCCAATGACAGAGGGTATGGAAAGCTGAGTCCCACTGAACCTGCGCTCTACTCTCTCAGTCGGCCTATAGTTCAATTGCTATTGGGTGAACCGTCGCTGCTATCTGATCCGGGTGTCAATAGCTTGTATCAGGAGGCCTTCCAATCGACGTCCCCTACGCCATCATCACTCACCGTTCTTGGAATGACCCCTGTACATGCTCGCCTACTGTCTTCCTCGGAGCCTGAGCAAAATCGTTGGTCTGCAGGCCAACTGCCGGCTTTTGCTCGTCGGCCACTTCGGTTCTCAGAATGGTGCACTTTGGGAATCGGAAGCGAGTTCCAAGATCTATATAATGATGGGGCGCTCGATGGACAGAAGCGGTGGCATAATGTTGCAGCGATTTTGGACAATAAAGTTCTCGATCAAGAAACTGTTGAAAAAGGTCTTCTGGATGGCCAACTGGAAAATGACGCGCGAGGAAGAAAGGGGAGAGGTGTGATGTCTGTGCTGAGTGGCCTTTTGAGTAGCGACATTCCTT ATCTGGAATCTGTCATTTCCTGTCTGGCTTCTCTTTTGCGCACTTCTCCGACTCGACATATATGGTCATTCGATACTTCTCCCGACCTTCCACATACCCTTATTTCAGAGCTTCGAACAAATCCGGCATTTCACGAACTTCTGGAGACCTGTTATCCCGCACCGCTCGATTCCGAAGCTGACAACCATGGCGCTCCCCGCAACAACAGCGGCAAGAGCAAAGAGCTACGGAAGCCGGATAAGAACCCATTGGATTGGTTAGGGGACTATCTGTTATCTGTGGCAGACACAGAGAAGGGAATGATTACCCAAACCGGTGAAGAGAAAGGATCTGGAATGGCATTTTCAGAGGCCATTGCAGTAGCCACCAATATGGTTTACCAAGAACTTCAGCACAGTAGGCTTTCAAATGAATTACGTGCTATTGCGGCCTTCGCTGGATTTGAG GCAATCATTCGAGTTTATCAGGCACTGAATGCAGAAGACGTGTCCATAAATACCGCCATCTCCTCCACATTAGACCTTCACTCTTCATTTATCACGACCGTCGCTTTCCGCTCCAAGaatcatcctcttcctgccTGGTCTGAAGCTCGTAGTTCTGCTCGTAGTCTCCTCACCACTATTTTTCAAGCGGACGCTCGGTCGACAATTCATAGTTTATTAACAATGGCTGAGGTAGCCCATGAAGAAAGAAAACGTCAGCAAAAGAAGCGGAGAAACAAGTCTGACGTTGCTGTGGGTCCTGCCAAAAAGGTTGACCATCTGCCCCTTGCATCCGTGCGAAAGGATTTGTGGTCCATGGCTTATGACGCGCTGTCACCGAACGACGCAGCAGGTGCCGGTATCCTGCTCAAATCCCTCGCACCCTTCTCACATATTGAATTACTTGACAGGCAAGCTTCATGGTACCATCACGGTCTAGAAGAAGCAGTAAGAAAAGAAGACTGGGTCGCGGGAATAAGAGCAATTAATATCGCCATCAAAGCTACACGTGAATCTTTTCCTCGTGCGATCGAATCTTTGGCCAGCCAAACAGATCCTTCGGGTGTCAGATCATTATGGAAGGAACGAGGTGTAGCCAAAGCCGCGACCGTCCTTCTATTGTCCCCCGACGATGAAATCCATACGCCTATCATCAGTATCATTCAGCAATCGTTCGAAGACGTCGACGATCGAGGAGATTGTTTCCGCGCTCTACTCCAGCATCACCCCGATGCAGCCATTGATGGGCTCAATGATTTTTTACGTACTTTCATCGAAACCGCAAGGATCACCCCGGAATCATGTTCTTTAGCGAAATGGCTTGTTCGTTGCTTTCACGACGTGCTTGAAGTTCTCTGCCGACCATCAGGTGTTTTAGGGCCCCTTCTCCAATCAGACGATTTCCTGGCTTCCTTTGCAGACGGCAGAAGCATGCGAAAGAGACTGGAAGAGCTTTGGCATCTCATGACCACGTCTCTTgctctcatcttcaaaCGTATTCTTGATTGGGCACCTCATTTCGAGAACGAGGTGATGGTGGACTGGATGCGGGACGCACTTATCTTTGGTCGACAAATGACCGATCATATTAGAGCTTTCGAGGCAGCAGTTTTGGGATCGAGTGCAAGAGGTAATGAGACCATGTCAGAGTCTTCGGCAAGACAAAGTCTAGTGGGCAAAAAAATGACAAAGCAGTTGGAATTGGTGTTGTCGGATCTTATCTTATGGCTCAGATTGACGGA TATTGAAACACTGTTCCAGACACATCAACTCATCAAAACCATTTTGCAGAGGATCAGCAAGAGCACGACTGACGTCTCCAAAAATCCTGCTCTTGAGAAGACTTTGCTCGATATTGATAAATTCTGTCGTAAAGCCTCTCGAAGTTTCACAAGTCGACTCTCTGATGACTTGCTTTCCGAGCTTTCTGAACTGCTAGAACCGTTTAACCTGGTTGATGATTCCGAAGTGCAGTTTGTCAAGGAAGTCAAGCCGAAGTCGTCTTCAGATGTTGTTACCTCGCGCGAGTCTACTCAAAATATCAGCAAGTCTTCAATATCTAAAGCTCCAGTTCGCAATGCGTTCACCGAGATGATGAAGGCATCTGGTGGTAAACTGCCATCTAGCAACAAAACCTCAACGTCGACTGCGAAATCGAAACCGTCTGCACCCAGTGACGTTATAGACGTCGATGACTTTGACGACGATTTCCTCAGCAATATTTCGGCATCCGACCTTGACCTCATAGAGAAGCGGGCTTTCATGAAAGAATCCGCTCGTCAAGCACCTCCAAAACCCTCAATTCAATCGAGACTTTCCACTTCTGCCCGACCTCATATGCCCTCAAACAAACTGCATGTCGACTTGACTTATAAAGCACCCGCTAAACCCGCTCCTTCTTTCCAATCAAAGGTGATGCAGGACATCCGCAGGGAACATTATGCTTCCATACATGAACGGAAACGATTAGAAGCAGGGCAAGTCGCACCGAAGTTACCTACGGCGTCGGCTTTAGGCAGTGGACTCGGAGCGTACACCGGCCCTCCAAAGCCCAGAGTTATTGAACCTGTAGACAGTGGCTCGAGTGCTTCTGACTCATCAGATGACGAGAGAACCGCGATGAAGGGCCTACTCTCTAAGCAAAAATCTCCAGCAAAACCGATTCGGCCGATTGTTGAGAAGAGATCCATCAGGGTACTAGGCGACCCTATAGCAGAAATCCATCGACGTAATGAAGACCGCAGAGCCAAGGCCCATGCTACTAAGATGAGGCTTAAGCCAGACCTCAGCTCTCTTTACCGTTACATCCTCTCTTGGGACCCTGATCACCCAGGGCAGTCACCTCCGCATGGAGCGAAATTTTCAGCTGAGTTATCAGATATGCGCGTAGTTCCGACAACGTTTGATAATCCGAAACATTACGAACGCATCATGCTTCCATTGTTTTTGCAGGAACTTTGGTCACAGTGCACAAATGATCAAGTGCAAGTGGGACCTGCTGTGCCAGTAGAGGTCGCATCAAGACAATACGAAGATGACTTTGTAGAAATTGATCTTATGGTCGTTGGGGCGGGTGATTTCTACTGTAACGACTCTGACCTCGTCACACTTCGGCAACCTAACAATCCCAAAGGCATCTTTGCAAAAATCATGGCATTCAAAAAACACCCGAAAGGCTCGATGATTAGAGCACGGATCATGTCTGTCATGGACCAAAAAGAACTTTGCGGGAAGTCCAAGTGGCAATTGCGCAAGCACGTCTC CCTAAGCACTTCCATCCGAGAGTTCGCTGCCTTGAAAGGTCTGCCATGGTATGAATCCAGTCTTTTGTCGGATATTATGGGGGGACGAAGCGCTATCATGCCGAAATTATCGACTGAGAAAATCGAGGATACAATGAAGTGTCTGAGCCTGAACGAACCACAGGCGAAAGCCGTTCTTGGAGCTTTGGAGGTCAGAGGATTTGCACTTATCCAAGG CCCTCCAGGTACAGGTAAAACTAAAACCATCAGTGGTTTAGTGGGCAAATGGATGTCTGAACGCAGGATACCGATATCAGTTGATGGCCAACCCCCCGTCAAGCCCAAGTTGCTGGTATGCGCCCCCAGCAATGCCGCTATTGATGAAGTCTGTAAACGTCTGATCCTTGGAGTGCCCAACCCTGACGGCGGTCAATATAATCCGAGTATTGTTAGAGTGGGTATTGACGCTTCTGTAAATATCGCCGTAAAGGATGTGTCCTTAGACAGTCTTGTCGAAGTAGTAGTCAGCAATAGCTCTGGAAGAAACATTGGAGGGGAATATGGGAGGATTCAGGCGGAGCTGGATGATGTAAAGCAGCAGATCAAGGACAAGCAGGAAGCGATCAAGTTGGCTCAAGATCATGATGAAAAGCGGAAGGTCCTGGAAAACGAATATCACGCCCTGATCACTCGCCGTACACAGCTTGGTCAAGCATCTTCCAAGGCAAAGGATGCCGCTAGAGACGCAACCCGTCATCTCGACGGAGCTCGACGAGCGGCTAGGGATCAGATTCTGAAGGATGCTGATATTATCTGTGCTACTCTCTCCGGTGCAGGTCATGATACATTGGCCGCCCATACCTTCGAGACAGTAATCATTGACGAAGCTGCTCAAGCCATAGAAATGAGTTGCCTGATTCCCTTGAAATACGGGTGTAAACGATGTATCATGGTTGGAGGTAATTTGATTTTGCATCCTGTGAGCTTGACGG ATCCCAATCAATTACCTCCAACTACATTCAGTGCCAACGCTGAAAAGCTTCAGTACAATAAGAGTCTGTTCGTTCGCATGACAAAACGTGACGCCTCCCATGTTCAGCTACTAAG CATTCAATATCGAATGCATCCCTTCATCTCCGAGCTTCCTTCGAAAGTGTTCTATCACGGTCAGCTCAAAGACGGGCCCAGCATGGCGAAAAAGACTGCGGCTATTTGGCATCAGCGAAACATTTTTGGACCATACCGATTTTTCAATATCGAAGGCACGGAAATGAAGACGGGTACATCCACCAAGAATCCTGCGGAGGCCCTTGCTGCAGTTGAATTATACCGCCGTTTGAATGCCGATTTCGGGACGAGAGTGAATCTTGCAATGAGAATTGGAGTGATCTCAATGTACAGGGAACAGCTATGGGAGTTGAAGCGAAAATTTACTGAGGCTTTTGGTTCCACAATTTTGGAACTCGTTGA ATTCAACACTGTTGACGGTTTCCAAGGTCAAGAGAAAGACATCATCATATTGTCTTGTGTTCGGTCTGGGCCCAATCTAAATCATATTGGTTTTCTGAAAGACACTAGGCGAATGAACGTCGCACTCACTCGTGCCAAGAGTTCGTTGTTTATCTTTGGGAATGGGCCTACTTTGGAGCGAAGCGATGAACGATGGAAGATTATCGTCCAGGACGCAAGAGACAGAGGTTTCTTCATCAAT TATGATTCCACTACGTTCAACACAGCTGTTTTAGAACCTCCGCCCTCGGTTAAGAAAAGGGGATCTGTCTCCAAATCCAAGGCTTCCCCAGGAGCGCCCCGATCTACAGCCGTGCCTGACGGCTTGCTGCCTCCAAAGGACCTGGCTGCTGACATATCGACCCCTTCCAAGGTCAAACGAGAGGCTAGTGTTGAGCTTTCtaaggagaaaaaaaagaggCGAAAGACGTCTGATGGCTCATCACGAGCTGAAGAACCAACTTCTCATGTAGCTGTTACCGCCAGTGTACCTTCTTCTAGATTATCCTCTGAATCTGCCATGTCCTCTGTGAAACATGCGGAAGATAGCCCACAgctctcttcctccaaaCCGCCCCTGCTCAGGATACCACGTCCTTCGCAGTCTTCTAACTTCCCGAAAATGGCACGACCCCAACCGCCGCCACCCGAAGATGTGCTCTtcatcaagaagaagaaaaaggtaCGTTTTAAGCTCGAACATCCCAAGCAATACATATTGATCAGTTGTGCATG